CATCAAGGATCGGGTCATGTGTGACCAGATCAAACACGGCGGGTCCAAAATGAAATGGCGTATCTTCCGTGATATCAGCATGAGGAAGCGAAATATCGAGCGGCTGAAACCATTCAACTTCAGCCGCCCGAGCCCGATCAAGTTTCGCCCAGAAATCAAGTCCCTCGGCTGGATCAGTCACCAATCCCTGCGCGAACCAATCGTCGTACAAGTTGTCCATAACCCCATCGTATTCTCCCCGAATTGCACGCAGCAAATCGGGGGACACGACGTCTTTAACGATCAGGTAGCCGTCCTTCTTGAACTGCGCAATTTGATCTGCCGTAAGGGTCACAGCAATATCGTCACGATGGATGGCCACACGAGAAGCACGGTGATGGCGATCAACTGCACACAGATAAACGGCAGGAACCCACGGAAAATATCCGTCAAAGAGATATGCGGCGGTGCCACAGATTTTAGGTAAAATGCAGCAGGTCCAAATGGTGGCGACAAGAAACTGACCTGCATGTTCATACAGAACAACACGCCGAACCAAATCGAGATTTGGGATGGCTCAAGTTGACCGACAAAGCCAATTTCTTCGATGGGTAGGCGTTTCACAATCGGAAGGAATACAGGAATGATCAGCAACACGATCCCGACCCAATCCATAAACGCACCCATGAAGAGCAGGATCAGCATCATCGTCAGCAATACGGCCATCGTCGGCATGTCCGCGCCAACGATCAGATCCGCGATGTATGATGGACCGCCCGCAAGCGTATAGGCCCCCGCCAAGGCAGCCGCCCCGATAGTCACCCAAATGATCGTACCGGTGGACCGCAACGTCCGCATCAATGCGTCCCAAACAAGTGATTTCGAAGCTTCACCACGAATCAACGCGATCACGAAGACCGCCAATGCGCCCATGCCTGCCGCCTCTGTGATGCCGGAAATACCGCCGTAGATGGACCCTAAAACGATGCCGATGACAGTGAAGGGCGGCACAAGGCCCTTGCCATGTTCCCAACCGACTTTGACCCGTTCCATCCCGAACACGAAGAAAGCCAGCACCAGTGCCGCGACCAAATAGCCGATGATATAGGGGATATGATATGTCATCCCCCACGCAATCGGATCAACGTTTTCGCCCATGTTTGTGTTCTGACCTGTTACGGTAAAGAACAAGGCCCGCAGCAGCAACAGCGTCGTGAAACCCGCCATAAGGACCGACAAGAACGCACCGAACAGGCCAAGTTTTTGGCGTCCTGTCGGCTCACCCGGTTGAGGTTCTGGCAATGGGGCCAGCGACGGGTTTAGGTTCGTCCGGATCAGAATGTAGATGATAAAGAAACTGGCTAGCATGAAACCGGGCAGGAACGCGCCAGTAAAAAGCGCCTTGATCGATGTTTCAGTGATCAGGCCGTAAATGATCAACACGATGGACGGTGGGATCATTGTCCCCAGCGACCCTGAC
The Rhodobacteraceae bacterium S2214 genome window above contains:
- a CDS encoding TRAP transporter large permease subunit, which translates into the protein MDVGTISIVLVLGLLVLLAIGMPLGFASAVLAVAVLVMKFEPALLTNPFSWGDGMLTGRPGTGPLYLLTQKIFDLMTEYVLISVPLFIFMAALLERSGIAKEMYTSLDYWLSRVRGGIAIVTSLMAVIMAAMSGIIGGEVVLLGLIALPQMLRLGYDQNLAIGTICASGSLGTMIPPSIVLIIYGLITETSIKALFTGAFLPGFMLASFFIIYILIRTNLNPSLAPLPEPQPGEPTGRQKLGLFGAFLSVLMAGFTTLLLLRALFFTVTGQNTNMGENVDPIAWGMTYHIPYIIGYLVAALVLAFFVFGMERVKVGWEHGKGLVPPFTVIGIVLGSIYGGISGITEAAGMGALAVFVIALIRGEASKSLVWDALMRTLRSTGTIIWVTIGAAALAGAYTLAGGPSYIADLIVGADMPTMAVLLTMMLILLFMGAFMDWVGIVLLIIPVFLPIVKRLPIEEIGFVGQLEPSQISIWFGVLFCMNMQVSFLSPPFGPAAFYLKSVAPPHISLTDIFRGFLPFICVQLIAITVLLVWPSIVTILL